In the genome of Pseudomonas sp. B33.4, the window ATCAGGCACCATTTTCGATGATCATGCGCCGGGGCCGCAGCCGCGAGCCGCTTATCCAGACCTTCCGTGATTTGCTCAAAGCACAGCTCAATCAGGCCTAACAACGATGTCCAGACCCCAATGCCCGCGCTGCCTGCGCCCCCAAACCCATTGCCTGTGCCCGCTGATCCCGAGCCTCGACAGCCGCACGCGGGTGTTGCTGTTGCAGCATCCAAGTGAAGTTAATCATGCGTTGAATACCGCGCGGTTGGCGGCACTCGGGTTGACCAATGCCGAGCTGATTGTCGGTGAGGTATTCGAGGATTTGCCGGCGCTGCTGAACCGGCCGGGCTATCGGGCGCGGTTGTTGTTTCCGGCTGAGGATGCGCAACCGATGCAGGCTTACGGCGAGTCTGATGAACCCTTGCTATTGGTCGTTCCTGATGGCACGTGGCGCAAGGCGCGCAAGATGCTGCACCTCAATCCGCTGCTGGCGGCGTTGCCACGGGTGACGCTGGCCGAGGGCGGCGTGTCGCGCTATCGCCTGCGCAAGGCACCGGGGCCGGGGGCGTTGTCGACGATTGAGGCGATTGTACAGGCGTTGCAGATGCTGGAGGCACCGGCCTCATTCGAGCCGTTGCTAAAACCGTTCGAGGCGTTGATCGAGGGGCAGATTGCGGCGATGGGGGAGGAGACGTTTCAGCGTAACCATGGCGAAAGATAATTGTCGTTTGGACTGGCGCTATCGCGAGCAGGCTCACTCCTACAGGGGGAACACATTCCAAATGTAGGAGTGAGCCTGCTCGCGATAGCAATTGTTCAGTCAACACAGGTTACGGCGAGATTTACCGTTCGCGCATCGCCTCGGTCCGCGCTTTCAGCACCGGTTTCAACAGATAATCCAAGACACTCTTCTCCCCGGTAATAATGTCCACCGTCGCCACCATCCCCGGGATGATCAGCAACGGTTTTACATCCCCGCCCAAATGATTTTTATCAGTGCGCACCTGAATCAGATAAAAGCTGTTGCCCTTGTCATCGGTGATGGTGTCTGCACCGATCAACTCAAGCTTGGCGCTCAGCCCGCCGTAAATCGTGTAGTCATAGGCACTGAACTTGACCATGGCTTTCTGGCCCGGATGCAGAAACGCGACATCCTGTGGCCGCACTTTGGCCTCGATCAACAGGTTGTCTTCCAGCGGTACGATTTCGACCATGTCGCTGCCCGGCTGGACCACGCCGCCGATGGTGTTGACCTTCAATTGCTTGATCACGCCGTGGACCGGTGAGGTCACGGTAGTGCGGGTGACGCGGTCGTCGATGGCGATGCTGGTCGCGGTGATTTTCGATAGGTCGGTGCGTTTCTCATTCAGCTCTTTCGCGGCCTCCGAGCGGAAGGTCTGTTCCGACTCGTCGATCTTGCTGCGGATCTCGGCAATCGCTGATTCGGCGCGGGGAATCGCCAAAGTGGTGGCGTTCAGCGAGCCACGAATTTCCACGGCGCTGCGCTTGAGGCGGAGGATTTCCACGGGGGACACCGCGCCGGTTTTCAC includes:
- a CDS encoding HlyD family type I secretion periplasmic adaptor subunit; its protein translation is MSASSDSKERGYFDSFGKSAEAEFMPETAGASLQDSPRWSRITVWLAAALLISAVVWAKFAVLEEVTMGEGKAIPSSKVQVIQNLEGGIVTEIFVREGQMVNKGDTLLRLDDTRFRSNKGESEADRYALTAQVERLSAEAEGRPFKLSDEVIAKAPQVAEDERSLYEQRQRRLASEQRTLSEQLRQKTQELAEFRSKQGQFSSSLALLQQEMNMSEPLVKTGAVSPVEILRLKRSAVEIRGSLNATTLAIPRAESAIAEIRSKIDESEQTFRSEAAKELNEKRTDLSKITATSIAIDDRVTRTTVTSPVHGVIKQLKVNTIGGVVQPGSDMVEIVPLEDNLLIEAKVRPQDVAFLHPGQKAMVKFSAYDYTIYGGLSAKLELIGADTITDDKGNSFYLIQVRTDKNHLGGDVKPLLIIPGMVATVDIITGEKSVLDYLLKPVLKARTEAMRER
- a CDS encoding tRNA-uridine aminocarboxypropyltransferase is translated as MSRPQCPRCLRPQTHCLCPLIPSLDSRTRVLLLQHPSEVNHALNTARLAALGLTNAELIVGEVFEDLPALLNRPGYRARLLFPAEDAQPMQAYGESDEPLLLVVPDGTWRKARKMLHLNPLLAALPRVTLAEGGVSRYRLRKAPGPGALSTIEAIVQALQMLEAPASFEPLLKPFEALIEGQIAAMGEETFQRNHGER